A stretch of DNA from Deltaproteobacteria bacterium:
TGCCGCTGGAAGAATACCTCGTGGGCCTGATCAACTGTGAGATCTCATCCCAGTGGTCTCTGGACGCTCTGAAAGCCCAAGCTGTTACAGCCAGGACTTTTGCCACCTTCCAAAAAGGAAACCGCTCCGAAGGGCTGTATGATGTGGATTCCAGTGTGACTGATCAGGTTTATGCCGGAATTGGGTTAGAAGACCCTCGATCCCGGCGGGCGGTCAAGGAAACCGAAGGGAAATTACTTCTGTACCAGGGTAAACCGATTTTCGCCGTCTACCATGCCTGTTGCGGAGGAAAAACAGAATCCCCCGAATATTTATGGACCGGGAATTTCCCTTACCTCAAAAGCGTGGTTTGCACTTATTGCTTTGATTCCCCCCACTTTCTCTGGAATTACCAGGTGGATTCGGAAAGCCTGGCAAAGGTTTTAGGAAGTATGGGATTTCCAAGTCAAAGGGTGGGAGAAATTCAAGTCGGCGAGCGCAGCGAAAGCAGGCGGGCCTTACGGCTGCTCATCAAGGGGGAGAAAGGCCAATGGGAGATTCCGGGCAAGGAGTTTCGTCGCCTTCTGGGGTATGACCAGTTACGATCTACCAACTTTTGGCTGAAAGAGAGCGACGGAGTTTTTCTCTTCTCCGGTCTGGGATGGGGACATGGCGTTGGCCTATGCCAATGGGGAGCCAAAGGCATGGCTGACGCCGGTATAGATTATCGTTCTATTTTGAAGTATTATTACCAAAACGTGGAGATTGGCCAATTCCCTCGATGAAACTACAGGACTTTGATTATCATCTCCCGCGAAACTTGATCGCCCAGCACCCTACTCCCCAAAGGGATCATTCTCGGTTGATGGTTGTGGATCGTAAAACAAGGGCGCGGGAGCACCGGTTTTTTTCTGATCTTCCTCGGTACCTACAGCCCGGGGATGTTTTAGTCCTAAACGAAACCAAAGTCTTACCCGCTCGCCTGATCGGGAAAAAACAGAGCGGGGGAAAAATTGAAATTCTCCTGGTCCGAAAAAGGGAATGGCAGGAAGGCAAGATCAACTCCAACGAGGAGGCTGGCCAAGATACCGATAAGAAAAAAAAAGATGGGTCCAGCGAATGGGAATGCTTGGTCAAGAATTCCGGCAAGCTGCGAGAAAATACTCTTATTTCCTTTGACCAGGAACTCCAGGGAGTGCTTCTTAAGAGAACTTCTTCTGGTCTCTGGAGCTTAGGATTAAAAGGCGAAGGGCAGTCAGCAGAAAAATTGAGGGATATCGGCTTTCCACCCCTTCCTCCATACATCCATCGGAACGGGGACTGGAGGGTGCGAGCCCAGGATCTGGAGCGTTACCAGACTGTTTATGCCCGAATGGAAGGATCGATCGCAGCACCTACGGCCGGCATGCATTTCACCGAAGCGCTTCTGGATGAAATCAAAGGTAAGGGAATCTCTGTTTGTCCCCTAACGCTCCATGTAGGGCTCGGGACTTTCCTCCCGGTCAAACAGGAGGAGTTTGAGAAGCATCACCTGGAGCCAGAATTTTTTGAGGTCTCCTCGGAAACAGCCGGGGTAATCAACCAAGCCCGGGCTTTGGGCCAAAGAGTCATTGCGGTTGGTACCACGGTTACCCGCGCTTTGGAATCATGCTTCGATGAACAAGGAGTTATTCAGCCCAAGCGGGGTGTAACCGATTTGTTTATCCTTCCGGGCTTCTCCTTTCGGGCGGTGGACGTACTCATTACTAACTTCCACCTGCCGCGTTCAACTTTATTAATGCTGGTTTCGGCTTTTGCCGGAAAAGAATTTATCTTGGCGGCTTATGACGAAGCCATCCGGGAAAAATACCGGTTTTACAGCTATGGCGATGCTATGTTAATAATTTAAAAGGTCTAAAGTGATTAAAAAACCGTGAGAGTGTTAGTCGTGAGGGAGTAAAAGATTTTTGCGCTCTTACTGACACTGACCCTCACACTGACACTTTTTATATTATATTATGCACTTTGAAGTATTGAAAAAAGATAATAACTCCCGGGCGCGTCTGGGACGATGCCACACGGCTCATGGTGTTTTTCACACCCCGGCTTTTATCCCTGTGGGTACCCAGGCAACCGTAAAAGCTATGACCCCTGAGGAGCTCCGGGACCTGGGAGCGGAAATCATCCTTTCCAACACTTACCACCTCTATCTGCGGCCCGGGCATGAACGCATCCG
This window harbors:
- a CDS encoding SpoIID/LytB domain-containing protein, with translation MGAFISWEIFWASAVEARTKEIIRVLILRDVSHFNVTGQELALRDLPTGQSFFKNKKVSSLTVERDVGPRLRVRGHSISARALVLTSARSPLTINGRRYRGKIRVFPGPNRDLWVINELPLEEYLVGLINCEISSQWSLDALKAQAVTARTFATFQKGNRSEGLYDVDSSVTDQVYAGIGLEDPRSRRAVKETEGKLLLYQGKPIFAVYHACCGGKTESPEYLWTGNFPYLKSVVCTYCFDSPHFLWNYQVDSESLAKVLGSMGFPSQRVGEIQVGERSESRRALRLLIKGEKGQWEIPGKEFRRLLGYDQLRSTNFWLKESDGVFLFSGLGWGHGVGLCQWGAKGMADAGIDYRSILKYYYQNVEIGQFPR
- the queA gene encoding tRNA preQ1(34) S-adenosylmethionine ribosyltransferase-isomerase QueA, with the protein product MKLQDFDYHLPRNLIAQHPTPQRDHSRLMVVDRKTRAREHRFFSDLPRYLQPGDVLVLNETKVLPARLIGKKQSGGKIEILLVRKREWQEGKINSNEEAGQDTDKKKKDGSSEWECLVKNSGKLRENTLISFDQELQGVLLKRTSSGLWSLGLKGEGQSAEKLRDIGFPPLPPYIHRNGDWRVRAQDLERYQTVYARMEGSIAAPTAGMHFTEALLDEIKGKGISVCPLTLHVGLGTFLPVKQEEFEKHHLEPEFFEVSSETAGVINQARALGQRVIAVGTTVTRALESCFDEQGVIQPKRGVTDLFILPGFSFRAVDVLITNFHLPRSTLLMLVSAFAGKEFILAAYDEAIREKYRFYSYGDAMLII